aggctctgtcaccagattttgcaacccctatctcctattgcagcagatcggcgctgcaatgtagataacagtaacgttttttttgtttttttttaaacgagcatttttggccaagttatgaccatttttatatttatgcaaatgaggctttctaaagtacaactgggcgtgtttacagtaaaagtacaactgggcgtgtattatgtgtgtacatctgggcgtttttacttcttttactagctgggcgttgtgactagaagtgaatgatgctgacgaatcggcatcatccatttctcttcacaacgcccagcttctggcagtgcagacacagcgtgttctcgagagatcacgctgtgacgtcactcacttcctgccccaggtcctgcatcgtgtcggacgagcgaggacacatcggcaccagaggctacagttgattcagcagcagcatcagcgtttgcaggtaagtcgatgtagctacttacctgcaaacgctgatgctgctgcagaatcaaatgtagcctctgtcgcctggtgccgatgtgtcctcgctcgtccgacacgatgcaggacctggggaagtgacgtcacagcgtgatctctggagaacacgctgtgtgtctgtgcactgccacaagctgggcgttgtgaagagaagtggatgatgccgattcgtcagcatcattcacttctagtcacaacgcccagcgagtaaaagaagtaaacacacccagatgtacacacacaatacacgcccaattgtacataactttaaacacgcccaattgtactttagaaagcctcatttgcataaatataaaaatgttcataacttggccaaaaatgctcgtttttaaaaataaaaaaaacgttactcttatctacattgcagcgccgatctgctgcaataggagataggggttgcaaaatctggtgacagagcctctttaactaatgcTCTGAGAGGTGACAGCacgaaccccagagacagaccacCAGGAAATGTTCTTAAACATGGATTTTACTAAGATTTCCCTGTCATTTattcatttcatttttaattcattgtaaACTTATTAACACATTATTGTCTGTATTTgatatttttacattggactgctgactgtAATATCTATTTCTTCTATCACAGATCGCTGACCTACATGATAGACGAGTGccggaagaggaggaaggagcataCCCTGCAGCCAGAAGAACGGACTGCTTTCTACAATCTCCTCGGTAAGATTCACTGCACCTTCCAATGATTCTGACCAGACACAAAGAGGGCGATTTATTAGGACTGATGTTTCATACCCCGGTCTtaataaacagtttgctggagtaggaTGCCACACATTTAATAAGAAGCGAATGCCTCATAATAATTTTGctgcatctttcagctggccATTCACCACAATCGTGGGGTAACAATTGCAGTCGCTGGGTGTGCGAACGTGACCGCGGCCCTATCCCTTTTCTCCCAGGATCGGACATAAGATAACAAATATATatgctcaccgctcctcttctacctatgccctctcagcatgctgcggctcgtacaacatacagggccatatatgtgacgcagcactcaacgacctcagtgctgcgtcacatacagcgCTCTGCGCCAGTGCCTTGTATGAGCTGTGGCCCCGCAGGGAGAGCCTAAGGTGACCCAGTGGGGAGAAGCGAAGTGGAGCGTTGAGGTGAgtacatgtttattttttattttgatgtattgtccgataggaggggagggggaatttGATCACACAAAGTGAAATCTTCTGCTGTAAGTTACAACATTTGTTCTCATGTACAAacatatgacaacttattctaaaaataagccatcaatattttatcagtgggggtctggctCCTGGGACCACTATAGTAAGCAAAGTAAAGGAGCTGCAGTGTTCCAGCGAGTGTTATGAAGCCTTTACTGTTTACTTAAGGACAGCGCCATACATATTGTTGTGGCTGCGCCTGGTACTGCATTTCACTGCAGATCAGTCCCaataaagtgaatgggactgatctGCAGTACCAGACATAGCCACAACCATATATATGGTGCTATGCCTGGATAAACAACAAAGGGGCCGTTGTTAAGCATTgtccaaaaaaaactttaattctttgtatataaactattttggatttaaagaatttgaaataaacttttttggtagatgatgagcacatccagctgtttttggccaaggacatCTGTTTGAGGATTTCGGACAAGGTAATCTAATAACAAAATGAATAGACAATCAGCCAGATATAGACACGACTGACAAGAAAGATCAGATTTGAATAAAAGGGTTTATGTGGCATTAAGAGATATTCTACTTTACATCTACATCCTTGGTAAGATAATAATATTAGATTCAGAACAATGAGGATAAACCTGTGACTTATGTGTTAGGATTATGGACCgacattaataaacatataaatagaatcaccacataaagataagacataagaagagaccatttctctatctccaaattctaacctcttgtcttcttccactagtatctgctggccatggtcctcgtgtacttcaagagagccggactgcgtaccgaggaatatagagagaatttctttgcatccctgtgagtatattcacgtatcacatgtttgaaggaatactctcaagtagttgtggatcatgtgctttcagggtcaccatcagggcagtacagctggtactgcagtcaggggcccggccacaatgctgaaaaaaaggggtctgcccgcttcttagtaactgtaaacatttctatcagggccccagtgttagttacttggagaaaggaacggacccttctGTTCCTTCCTTGTAAGTAACTTTAACGCTGGGACCCCGAGAGGACACTAGGTGAAGCTGCTGCATGAGAagcatgaaagcagctccgtgtggagagagccgcccaccagacatTTAAAAATTGCGGAAAAACTGCCTTATTTGTGCCACAAttacaaaaattacattaaaaaaataatggaacaaaacatgaaaaaaactgtgcttttaggctatattctcactgtGAAGTCAAATCAAGTTTTTGCTGAGACTTTGCAAAAAATGGGATTCGACTGCACTGCActgtgagacatcgttgatcggggctcgtttgcttctgtcacacggagctatggatggagacgagtggtcgttactcggatcgctcgtccccatacgttattatcatttatacagggagatgtgctgccgacaatgataatatttcactcttttaaaacgatacgaccagcagatgattgttcATCTTCTGTTTgctgccctgtttgcacagggcaattatcgttctATGAATgactgtctcctatttttggtgctgattgcacactgaaaatccactacaaattacaatacaatttacgtgaatggggttttcaaatccCCATTCacttgcagcagaaaaaaatctgcatgggctttagggcattctgctgattgttaaatcagcagcatgcatattatgttgcagaattggcaTGCAAttcaccctttacaatgcaaagggttaatttgctgtgaatccttagcaaaatctgtaaaggtaaattcacacgtagcataaacactacggattttctgcaatggatttcattttggaaaattcgtagcgtaatacagtagcagcagagtggatgagatttgaacaaatctcatccacacactgcctaAAAATACACAGAACaacagttcataaattgacctgcgttgcgtttttttaatccgcagcatttcaatttatgctttggaattgctgcttttctgttgcgagttttcccaatTGGATTtaattgggaggtaaaacccgcaacaaatagcagatgttgccatttttgtggtgaaaaagttgcaatgtcaggggcttcccaatgccggagtccccaggcagagcatcacaagcacgcTGCCCGCGGACTTTGGCCCAGGTAAAGCTCCAGACgtctctgttcatttatggacagtgacttgaggagtttccccagggccgttccccaggcgacgtatcccattgtgtgccatatgttttggctgaattcaataaaatccagggtaataactggtcactgactgcttcatggtttcgttccctataacttgaacaaaatcagttactgcataTAGCGTACAAACGTGAGCACCCCACTTTCCCTTGCCCACCCATGGTAATGAAGGGGAGACCCAAtctctttggctgtatggggcccagaaattcctgattgcggccctgtgtgctttatattagctttatcccttataggttacactacaattatggtcatgttttagcagtaaaataaaaatattttaacattttaatatccaaaagacaaaatatcaaACCTATAGATTTTACTATGTAGCCTTCTGACCTTGGGGGGTCATTCTAACATCCTTGGACACTATCCCTATCATTTATAGTAACACAAGTTTCCTTTACATTGAGATATATAAGTATACAGTGCTCTGCTCTTCCATGTGtcattaaaaaattattatttttttcagatttctagcgaaccagttcgaggaggacgaggacttcAGATCCGAGATCTACGCGTGGGCCTTAGGAAGTGACTGGGAAGTGAAGACAGAAG
This genomic stretch from Rhinoderma darwinii isolate aRhiDar2 chromosome 4, aRhiDar2.hap1, whole genome shotgun sequence harbors:
- the LOC142760438 gene encoding speedy protein 1-A-like, which codes for MAKKRKREMVTLHVEETSLTYMIDECRKRRKEHTLQPEERTAFYNLLDDEHIQLFLAKDICLRISDKYLLAMVLVYFKRAGLRTEEYRENFFASL